In Oryza glaberrima chromosome 8, OglaRS2, whole genome shotgun sequence, the following are encoded in one genomic region:
- the LOC127783332 gene encoding sm-like protein LSM2: MLFFSYFKELVGKEVTVELKNDLAIRGTLHSVDQYLNIKLENTRVVDQDKYPHMLSVRNCFIRGSVVRYVLLPQDGVDIDILHDATRREARGG, translated from the exons Atg CTGTTCTTCTCCTACTTCAAGGAGCTCGTGGGGAAGGAGGTGACGGTGGAGCTCAAGAACGACCTGGCCATCCGCGGCACGCTCCACTCCGTCGACCAATACCTCAACATCAAGCTCGAGAACACTCGGGTTGTCGACCAGGACAAGTACCCGCACATG CTATCCGTGCGAAACTGCTTCATCAGGGGATCGGTGGTGCGGTACGTGCTGCTTCCCCAGGATGGCGTCGACATTGACATCCTCCATGATGCCACCAGGAGGGAGGCTCGCGGAGGCTGA
- the LOC127782353 gene encoding oxysterol-binding protein-related protein 2A-like yields MTQSGGGGGGVHHHLNHHGLCCLSAAALPAPDAPPTPEPEAGGAAVAVAGVLHKWTNYGRGWRERWFSLHDGVLSYSKIRRDASAAADEDGGGGGGEVRLIGGASARIGGARRPGKPVGVVCLKLSAFRESKSDDRRFYIFSPTKTLHLKTDSKEDRVAWIEALILARSFYSLRSLSGRITFVQSDVSVSTARLRNRMQQEGLNESLIQECEQIVLTEFSSFRKQLKLCYEDQLSLFGSCRHHFEEGKDASIIQGALTRNDFSSSRHGNFSEYSTTESDEFEKQDGGDLTCEDESTFFDAADYFIEPNGRSSAMLSSTSCGEGLLDIQMEDSSHLLPQIKRRSKLPEPTEKERGISLWSIIKDSVGKDLTRVCLPVYFNEPLSSLQKGFEDLEYSHLLDQAYQYGKMGNSLMRILKVAAFAVSGYASSVARPCKPFNPLLGETYEADFPERGVRFFAEKVSHHPMLIACHCEGKGWKFWGDSNLKSKFWGQSIQVDPIGVLTVEFDDGEIFQWSKVTTTIHNLILGKLYCSHHGTMHIKGNRQYSCKLKFKEPSLLDRNPHLVQGFVEDDDGNKPSFLIGKWDENMYYSNLDTSKVKSVDQLKGAVLLWEKNKPSPNPTRYNLSSFAITLNELSPDLQDKLPPTDSRLRPDQRHLENGEYEKANAEKLRLERRQRMSSKLQDNGWKPRWFQKDGEDGTYRFKGGYWEAREHGQWDDCLDIFGEFSET; encoded by the exons ATGAcgcagagcggcggcggaggcggaggcgtccaCCACCACCTGAACCACCACGGCCTCTGCTGCctctccgcggcggcgctgccggcgccggacgcgccgccgacgccggagcccgaggcgggcggcgcggcggtggcggtggccggggtGCTCCACAAGTGGACCAACTACGGCCGCGGGTGGCGGGAGCGGTGGTTCTCGCTCCACGACGGGGTGCTCTCCTACTCCAAGATTCGTAGGGacgcctccgcggccgccgacgaggatggcggcggcggcggcggcgaggtcaggCTGAtcggcggcgcctccgccaggatcggcggcgcgcgccgtccGGGCAAGCCCGTCGGCGTCGTCTGCCTCAAG TTGTCAGCATTTCGGGAGAGCAAGTCAGATGATAGGAGATTCTACATATTTTCCCCCACAAAGACACTTCATTTGAAGACAGATTCAAAAGAAGACCGTGTTGCCTGGATCGAGGCCTTGATCTTGGCGAGGAGTTTTTATTCGCTAAGATCACTCAGCGGAAGGATAACTTTTGTGCAAAGCGATGTTTCGGTCTCGACTGCCAGGCTTCGGAATCGGATGCAGCAAGAGGGACTGAATGAAAGTCTTATACAAGAGTGTGAGCAGATTGTGCTTACGGAGTTCTCCAGCTTTCGCAAACAACTGAAGCTGTGCTACGAGGACCAGCTAAGCTTGTTTGGATCCTGTAGGCACCATTTTGAG GAAGGCAAAGATGCAAGTATAATACAGGGGGCGTTGACAAGAAATGACTTTTCCAGTTCTCGACATGGAAATTTTAGCG AATACAGCACTACAGAATCTGATGAATTTGAGAAGCAAGATGGTGGTGACTTGACTTGTGAAGATGAGTCTACTTTCTTTGATGCTGCAGACTACTTCATTGAACCAAACGGCAGATCTTCAGCAATGTTAAGCTCAACCAGTTGTGGTGAGGGACTTTTGGATATCCAAATGGAAGATTCTAGTCACTTATTACCACAAATCAAACGGCGGAGTAAACTACCAGAGCctacagagaaagagagaggcatCAGCCTTTGGTCAATTATTAAAGATAGTGTCGGCAAGGATTTGACACGAGTATGCCTTCCAGTTTACTTTAATGAACCACTCTCATCCCTCCAAAAGGGCTTTGAAGATTTAGAATATTCACACCTTTTGGATCAAGCTTATCAATACGGAAAGATG GGAAACAGTCTCATGAGAATTCTCAAAGTAGCTGCATTTGCAGTCTCTGGCTATGCTTCATCTGTCGCAAGACCTTGCAAACCATTCAACCCGCTGCTAGGAGAGACTTATGAAGCCGATTTCCCTGAAAGAGGGGTCCGTTTCTTTGCAGAAAAG GTTAGTCATCACCCCATGCTGATTGCCTGCCACTGTGAAGGCAAGGGCTGGAAATTCTGGGGCGACAGCAATCTCAAATCCAAGTTTTGGGGGCAGTCAATTCAAGTCGATCCGATTGGTGTTCTGACAGTGGAATTCGATGACGGTGAAATCTTCCAATGGAGTAAG GTGACAACAACTATTCATAATCTCATCCTTGGGAAGCTGTACTGCAGCCATCATGGAACCATGCACATAAAAGGGAATCGCCAGTATTCATGTAAACTCAAGTTCAAAGAGCCATCGCTTCTTGATCGCAATCCTCACCTG GTACAAGGCTTTGTAGAGGATGATGATGGGAACAAACCTTCGTTTTTGATAGGAAAATGGGATGAAAATATGTATTATAGTAATTTAGATACTTCCAAGGTCAAGAGCGTTGATCAATTGAAAGGTGCCGTACTTCTGTGGGAAAAGAACAAACCTTCTCCTAATCCAACGCGATACAATCTATCGTCGTTCGCTATCACATTGAACGAACTGTCTCCTGATCTTCAG GACAAACTCCCTCCTACTGATTCACGGCTAAGGCCAGACCAGCGGCATCTAGAGAACGGTGAATATGAGAAGGCAAACGCGGAGAAGCTGAGGTTGGAACGACGACAAAGAATG TCGAGTAAGCTTCAAGACAATGGCTGGAAGCCGAGATGGTTCCAGAAGGATGGCGAAGACGGGACATATCGCTTCAAAGGCGGTTACTGGGAAGCAAGGGAGCATGGACAATGGGATGACTGCCTTGACATATTTGGGGAGTTTTCAGAGACATGA